A window of Malania oleifera isolate guangnan ecotype guangnan chromosome 2, ASM2987363v1, whole genome shotgun sequence genomic DNA:
tggcagatttcgttgacgaagcctttgttcttctcgtcgacgaaatttagagactcgtcgacgaggagaagccgaggagttttggAAATCAGGAATatcaggactcgtcgacgaggccaccaattcgtcgacgaagttagtgAAAGATTggtcgacgagaacaccatttcattgacgaaattgcccgggtcaaagggctataaatagaaattcctttacttcctcactaagaaaacttcaatcctatctctctctctctctagaactctccctactctctctctctctctctctagatttcttccccgatcgttgatggaattggaaatctgaagttactacgaggatcgtggaaggattctctacaacttctatggatcggaatctcgattcggagattttcgggttttggtgaaaaatcgaggtaaggctcagttttaaTTTCTGATCCTGTAGTTTTATAGGTAACaatcttgtgagcatattctgtattttgatttgtaggttttggaactcggttcgctgtttaggggccttggagtttgggatttgctattcgaggaaaaggtaagggaaactatgtttatattggttatttttgaaatcgaactcggtggaactgtggttcacggtcctatgtgtgttttggctacttatttggggggatctaacagggaaaattatgggtttttcattattacagttttgggaaaagggggtgacaggctgcatccctggttttgttgaaaatcgtgggtatatgttgatttatattgtgatattgggatgaccgtgccttgacttgtttaaactgtatttgtttggaaaaccatgatttagattgccaaatgggtgtggtttgtttggttatatgagtatgcatatgttgtatcttgatgaaataggaatggggttccgaattgttccaggtctGAAAATCCGGCTTTTgtcgaagagtgcgcaataccactagattggccggctTTTGAGCCGAAGGGTGTGTGAACACCGGATCTGCACCGATTCAATGTTGACGCTATGCCAGGTTATTAGGGGCACCGgtgtttgccgaagggtgtgaaatatcaccagactgcctgcgttggccgaagggtgtgaaatatcaccagatcaccggtttttactgaagggtgtgaaataccattAGACAAttcggcttcgagccgaagggtgtgacgacaccagattgttttgcttgatttgtgaaaatactagaactgttttggttgttttgactattgatccatgcatgttaatgtatcatgataacactcaaatgccacataccgatataacttgtgttcttccttactaagaggtgtctcacccctgctatacatacatttttacaggtcctttgagtaaccggaactagcgttctggtgtagggagcgtagtggccggtgtaatgcggttagcgcttgggtaagtgctaggactgtaattgtgatgggttgccattttgagatgtatttgggcaccccaTTTGTTCATTTTGATAgagcctgtttctgctcttgtatagactctggtatggtactacatatgtgtatatagatgacctttttccgctgtgtatgtgattgtgtttggatgtgtttagggtgtctgggaaccccacggggtcggaccctcatccattgtactgtatctttggatgttttatcaaatacagggacaggttaaattacattttcacccttgggtcccatttcggggttcggggcgtgacatccaCAGTGCAACTTCTCAATTGTTTTGAGAAGGCTTTGGGGTTTGCTAGAATTTCAAAGATTCACTTATGTTAGAATATTCCTTAATCCCTCGTATGTACATTTGATTAAATTCGCTAGCTGTAGGCTTTCTAAATTTGAGTGGAGGTATCTTtgtacttaaatatttttaattcttaCTACTATTATAAGAGGACATACCTAGAGCTATATCAATCCAAGGCTCCAAGAAAAATTGCTCTTGTTCTCTTATCCTAACCGTAAGTGCTGtatttcttctttgattcttcaattttttaaagATTTACAATGGAATTTTATGTGGTCCATCTGTAGAGGTTTTCCACTCCACATTGTTTCATTACAATGAATCATTGTTGAGGTTGTATTTGGAGAGGAGATTCAGCAAGATAATGGATGTAAAATGGTTATTGTAtaagaggcttacctcctgtcgACTTAAACTTTTCTCACTTCTAGCCTTGATAATGGAATCAAGCAACTCGTGCACAAGCTCCAAGCAATGTTTCGTAGGAGTAGCCACATTCATGACATGTGAGAGATGTCTACATGAAGATATAAAGTGTGAGAGAATATTGCAAGGGAAAAATAGGAGGCCAAAAATTTATATCGACAAGAGAAAATTTACAAATGTAACTACCTTAGCTTAGTATATGAGTCTGACACTCCATAGTAGTCAGAAAATTCTGTCAACAACCACTTCCAAGGTCCATGTAACCGCAAGTTTCGGGAATGAAAATTCTGTGCACGCATAGCCGCCTCCAGCAATAAGTCATAAGCAAGAGTTTCTACAACAGGTCCACTCTGTAACAGGCGAAAATAGGGGAAAAAGGATCCATGAATGTGGGCTTTGAATAGTAAATAATATAAAAGGGAATCATGTTATATGTGGTCCTTTAGGAATCAAGGACTTTAATATATCAAATCTGAACACACCCAAAACCACCTCACTATTTAAATGTTTTTTAAAGCAATTAATATAAGAGGGAATGATATCAGTAAGGGCTCATCAAGAATGCGGACCATAATTGCAAATTTGAAATAAGTTCTATTTTCAACAGAAAAAGGACAAATCAAACACGAGGGAATTTGATGAGGCTTTTCTGACTTGATGTTGTGTTCGAGAATTTCAAACCTTTACATGGCTAGTCTCATCAAACGTAATTGTGCTCCCAATGGAGAGCTGGATCTTCCCAACGCATTCATGATCATCATGGAAAATTGGCCACCATCGTATTCTGTCACTCTGCTTTATCCAGACAATTTTGTTGATGTCACATGGATGGTAAAAAAAGGTGATATAGTTATAAAAGGTCTAGTATTAGAAGTAGAAGAATACGCACAGGGTTGTCAGTCAAGGATGAAATTGCAATCGTGGCTCGACCTTGAACACATTTTTTTGTATCCTGGATTTCCACCGAAAGAGCATCTCCTTGGCTTTCTGGAAAACTAAAATTACATGCACATCTTACCGACTTTTCACCAAAAAACTTAATTCTAAACTATTGAGTAAGCCTCCATTGAAGGGCCTGATCTACAGTTCAATAGAATTCAATGGAGGCTGATGTAATCTGGTCATGTACCTTGTGACAGCATAGGAATTATCATTGAAAAAGCAATAGATAATTCAGAGTATGATCTAGAAATCACCTTTTTTTGCAGGAGTATCTTTGGTCAAATACTGACAAGTGCATAACTTCTTGACCAAGTCGAATATATTTTGTGAAAGATAAGCATATAATAGAAAATTTTACAGGAGTTAATTTCTTCACTTGAATTTGGAATTTTGGCTACAAGGAAACCTTTTTAACATTTAAGTATATTATAGATAAAGTAAATTAGCAACTTACAATACATGGTAGTCACCAGTTCCAGGTAGCAAGCAAACAGCAGAACCTGGCTCATCCATAGTGTCTTCTCTGCAACTCTTCAGGTGGAGTAAGCACGATAGTGGCTCTACAACAAACacagaaaatattttaattgttgaCTAAAAAAGAAATGTGTACAGACTGATAATAGCTCTACAGACAGCAAAGATTCTAGTTTTTGCCAAAAAAATGCAGACTAGTCCCTAACATGAATGTGGATAACTCAAATCATCCTTCCAAGGAagttgttagagatggagccagatacacagctggagacgcgttgagctgagtcagaaaacgcATGCTTTTATTCTCCATTAATCTCTTAGTTTTAAACTTCCAATTTGTATTGATTTGtattaattatcatttaaacttccaagcctataaaaagagggctgtggaagatgttTTATAAGAGCACAGAACAGAAGTGCAGAGACAGCAcagagagagtgcagagagagctgagaggaagaagggaggaagagagagagagagagaattgtaatattttcggcaagttagtgaattttggtgtgtgctcTGTGGATGTAGCTCGTTATTGACCGAAACACGTAaaattcttggtgtcactttgatctggatgttCACAGGGTCCTAACAGAAGTTTGTCCCTCTTGGCCATTCAAAATTTTCACATTGAGGATTTGTATGGAAAAACTTAGTTGAAAAAGCTCACCTACAAAAACCATTATCAAGTTTTTAGAAATTGTGGCTTGCACAAACACTGTGCAGAGATCAGTTCATTGAAAGAAAGGTTGcttatatacaaaaatatgcataaaaatgaGTAGACAGAGGAGAGCATACAAACACAATACATAAAAGATGACAAGAATAGATTCCAAAATATTGTTTCAAGAAACTCCAACCTTCTGACATCACTGAAAGTGAGGGCAGTCCAAAAGAACTTATGCTGGCTTTCAGAAATGATGAAAGATGTCGGACGTAATCTGCCCCCGCTTGCATGTATATTGAGCCCCGTGAGTATGTGCTCTTAAGTTTCTGCCTTGGTATCATTCTTAGCTTCTTCACTGCaataatcaaacaaaacagtTAATAGTATCTCAAAATTGATTTCAATTTTGAGAATCCAGTAAGAAATAGCATTAGAAGATCCACAAGTAATAATGAAGAGATCTTAGAGCCTCATTACTGCAATTATCAAACAAAACAGTTAATAGCATCTCAAAattgatttcaaattttaagcATTCATCATAAAATAGAATTGTAAGAGTGGCAAGTAATTATGAAGAAATCTGATtagaaaaaatttataaaaatcaaaatttagagTTCACAAACAATCTATTCAAAAGAAAAGCAGTTCAAAGCCTATTTTTTCAAGCATGTAAGTGTATCctgaagataaaaaaaaaatacaaattccATGCATCTCAAAGTATATTCTGTGGCTTAGGCCTTACCTTCCACTCTTATATTTCCGACTATGTTCTTTCCCTTCGAAGAGCGTATCTGTTCCATGCACTTGGCAGTCCGCCCTTCCATTGGTTGCACTCCACGTGGTTGGAGCAAAAACTTGTGCAGTCTGAATAGTCACATGGAAAGATGTCCATTCAGTCTCAGGAACTGGCATTGAGAACAAGAAGAAGCCAGCATGTATATGCAAATGTAGCTTACCCAAATGCATTGCGGAGAACAAAGCACTCATCATGTAGAAACTCAGGGGCCTCTGTGCAGCCTGTTGCCCATGCATGTAGGCATAGACGAATGCAAGCATCATAAGCTATCAAAGTTTGCCAGGCAAATTGATCGCTGCAATGATAAATTGCCAAGTCAAAAAGAAAACAGAAAAATTTTTCGGATCTTGGAATAGGAAAGTGATTGCATGTATACTGTGCATATTGTGTTTCACACAAGTGCAAGGTGGCTCTCCAATGAATTGGCCTAGATGATTTAGTATCAGGTTGCTGCATTTTAGTCAGGGAAATACCCAAatacataaatatggaaaatctTTAGGTCCACATGAAACATCAAACTAGAAAGGGGGACTAATACAAGATGTGAGCAATTGTCTCACTAATATCAAAGGGAGCTTAATGTAGACCTCACCTAGCATCATAATATGGCGAATTATCCATAGTGTTGGCTTGCCGAAAAGGTATCTGTGCATCTGATTCTCCTAATAATGTTTTCCGTTGACTggcaagcaaaaaaaaaaaaaaaattcaggatATTGTTGGAGGAAAACTAGGGTTTAGTTTTCGTCGCAGGGAGCAAATGAGGCCATGACTAGAATACCTTTCGCCCAGTTCGCTGCTTTTGCAAGATTGTGTTCTCCAATCTGATGAAGATTCTTTACTGTTGGAAAAACCCTCCAACTGCCCTGATGCGCAACTAGCTTTGCCAGTCTCAGTTTCTGGCAAAACCTCAGAAGGTCTTGTTTGTCTACCATCAACTTCTAGTCTATATCCTTCTCTTTCAGAATCAATAATGGGAGGTGCACTGGGAGTTCCCAAGTCCGCTACATCTTTCAGTGATCTTTCATGATTTGGAATGCCCTGCTACCACCATCAACATTGTTAATGTATTCAATACAAAAGGACTGAGATGGCTTATTCTTCAATCCAACAATCTTACGTGTCACACTACCCACACATTTTATATACTCAAAAGCAGCATAAATTCTTACACTTTCATTGCATTCAAGAACTTGTCGGTGAGGCTGACAGCTGCCACCTGGGGTTAAGTTTCGTTGTGCACATCCCATGGAACGCAACTCACCATCATTACGTCTTTCGAACTTAACTGGTATATCAATACTGATATTCTCCTTTGACAACCCTCTAATAATGGAAGATCCACGGCAGCCATTTGATCTGGTGATAGTATTTTGATTCAGCTTTGGGCTGGTTTTTAAGTCAAGTATTTCTTCATTGCAACACCATACAGATGGCTTCCCCGAAAAATCAGTATAATTATGTTCTGAACTTTCATCCTCTAAAAGATCAGAGCAATTTCCATCCAGAGCATCCGGAGCTGAAGCCACGCTCTCGTCATTGTCATCAgtgccatcatcatcatcagcatCCAGGATGGGAGCTACAATGCTGTGGGATCCCAACAGCCCGGAATGGAACTTCAGTGGAGGCAAAACAGGGGAAGACACGCAACTGGGGCTATTGCAAACCAAAGGAGATTTGGGAAATGAATTCGATCCAAACTTCTCTGCTAAAGGAGATTTAACTTGTTCGGCATTTGATCCCTGCAAGTTTCAGTGCAGATCATGTGCAGTAAGGATAAGGCATAGATTTAGGAATTGCCACTGAGATGTGTCAAGCAACTAGATTTAACAGAAATATCGTCATAAATCTCATCGtaacaaaagaaaaaatcttTACATAACAATTTAGAGTTCAAGATTTTCATCGTTCAGCTTGCTTAAAAAGCCACCTCACCTGTTAAATCAAAATTTAGTTTGTGGACTATTTTCTTCTTTGCCCTACAGCGCCCTCTACCTCAACCATTCAGGACacaaaaaaaggaataaaaagtaaAACATAAATTAACTTAGATGCTGCTGATTCGTACTAATTCTTGCGCTATTTCGAATTGTATTCTTGAGTACTTCTTTTGCATGAAGCAGCAATCTGCATCTAAGCCAGCTAAGGTTGGATTATTGTCTGTCAGATACAAAGAAGCCACGAAAGCGGCACTTCCTCTGGGATCCCAGAACTATAAATTGGATTTATTCAAGATGGGCGAAAAAAATTGCAGACGCCAATAAAGAAATGCACTTTTAGGATTtcaaagagagaaaatgagaaacaaatagaacgagaaaaagaaagaaacacaTAATTAGAAATGGGTCGCATGAGAAACTGAGTTCTGATGCTATGTTGCTGTCCTCTTGACTGCAAACAGAAGAATGAAGAGGAAAATTAAATACATTGGAGGATGTTTCCGAAACAATCAATCCCAGAATGAAACCCAAATCTTATGGGTAAATGGCGGCCACAGAAGCCCCATTTGAAGAAACAGAAGCGAAACAAGAAGGCGATTTATTGCACACGcagcaaataataaaataatataatcgCGAATTTTGGAAATGACAGCCTCACCTGCTTGATCCAGTTTATTGCGCTTTCATCCAAACCTTCTGTGAACATTTTTACTGGGTTTGCGGAGAGAGGGGAGATAAATCAATCTTGATTGAAAAAGAATCGGAGAAGTGAAGGGGTTTAAGAGAGAGCTATTTTCAGGTTATCGCAAGCTATCTTCAGGTTTCCTTTCTGTCCAGAAGAGAGAGCCTGATCTGTGGTTTCAAATGGTAACGGCTAGTTTGAAAGTAGTatgttttcaaatataaaatatgGCAACAAATTAAACAAAGTGGGGTTTGGTGGGCATCCCACCGGCACCCTCAGCGCACCCGTATAAAGTACCAAAGGGCAGCAAACtcttattaataataataataataataataataataataataataataatattattattattattattattattattatatgtaaaaGACACTCACCACTTTAAAGACACTCACCACTTCTTTAAGTTTGTCAAAACATCAATATCTCTCCTAATATTCTTCTTTCTCAACATTGAATTTATGATACTCATACCTCTCTTATGTACTTCTTGTTAATATCCAAACGGAAGTTAAAAACAGTAAATTTTTTCAATCATGTCCTCAATGAGGAGCCCTTAACTTTCTATACTTGATGTAACTAATTTTTTATTccctttttattcttatttacataatatctttaaaaataattttaaaaaataaattttttttttatagctatACACTCAATCGAAAGCGCTCGTTTCCTACACATGATGTGACTGAAACTTTGATATTCTTCACATTTTGAGACTTCCTCATGGGTCAAttcttactttatttttttttttgctaacaAGGTGAGTTGTGAACTAATACTAAACGTGTAATAACGAGAGCATATCATAaaaaatgtatagttttatatatgaatttaattattgaaaaattattatttttgttccaATTAGTTGTTGATGTATAATTGAAGGCTGATTTCCATTTGAtagagatgtttttttttttttttttgaggtagACAATGTGAAATAAGCTTAATAAGGataaagaagggaaaaaaatttcaaagacaaTTGAACCATGCTGCCATTATGTACTTAagagaaataaatgaaaaaatattttcaaagacaAATTGTACCATGCTAACAGTACATAATTAAGggcaaaatgggaaaaaaaatttcaatcatATCATGTATAGGAAGCTAGTAGCTCTTGATTAAGGgcttaattggaaaaaaattatttttaaaggcATTATGTAAATAAaggccaaaaagaaaaaaaaaatttattcacaTCATGTGTAAAAGGCTAGCAGCTCCTAATTGAGGgcataattagaaaaaaaaaaattatattttgttgtagcAAAatattgaacgaccttcacgatccttGATCACAActacctgaaaagagataaataagcaaggttTGGAGGACTCGGGATGTGCTCCGGGGGGTCTCTCCGATGCCTAATTCAGCGATTAGTTTGAGAAGTTTTTTatgtaatagtaaagtagagtttagaatgagataccttagcctcttcttcaagtccctatttatagtgaaagTTTGACCTCGGGGTGATACACCATTTATTGGTGAGTTATGGCGTGGGTGTGAATCGCTTCTATTATTACCCCGTTGGTGTGGATCACTTTGGCCATTATAAAGTGGGCGTCAATTGCTTCGGTGTGGCGGTTGACTTGGGCGGTAATTCCCCTCATTAATGCTGCGCTCGGGTCTTCTCTAGGTAGGTaatatattttgggtatatcagttACCCCCCCTTTTagtttcgaattttgaatttcgtttccaaagttcgaaagttgttctTTTTAGGCTTTGTGGAACCTAGTTGTGTCTGATCCGGATGATGATCCGATTTGAAATAATGTTGcgtgttttatatttattttattttattttattttattttatttttaccatgTTTGTTGCTTCTTTATCTACATCTTGCCGAGTCAGGTTTGGGGCGTGCTTTGGCTTACCTGATCCGATCCAACTACGCTTTTGGCTTTGCCGAGCAGTCTTCGTTGAGCCTTTGTGCCGAGTAGCTCTTTGTGGGGGCACTTTTGCTGAGCAGCTTATCATGGGGCATTTGCGCCGAGCAGCTCATCATGGAGGCATTTGTGTAGAGCAGCTCTTCGTGGGCATTTGTGTCGAGCAGCTCTTCATGGGACATTTGTGCCAAGCAGCTCTTCGTGGGGCATTTATGTCGAGCAGCTCTTTTGGGTtagtcttctttgcctaatgagtcatgctcatcttttgggcatctTTGGGTctcatgagcgttgctcatcaATTGGACCAGTCTTTTTTGCCTATTGAGtcatgctcatcttttgggcatctttgggcctcatgagcgttgctcatcaATTGGACTGGTCTTCTTCGCCTACTGAGTCGTGCTTATCTTTTGGGCATCTTCtggcctcatgagcgttgctcatcagttgggccggtCTTCTTTACCTTATAAGccgtgctcatcttttgggcatctGCAAGcctcatgagcattgctcatcagttAGGCCGGTCTTCTTTGCCTAAGGAGTTGTACTCATCTTTTGGGCATCTTCtggcctcatgagcgttgcttATCAGTTGGGCtagtcttctttgcctaatgagtcgtgctcatcttctGAGCATCTTCAGGCTTCATGAGCATTGCGCATCGATTGGGCCATCTTTAGGCCTCAATTGAACCaatttttctttgcctaatgagttgtgctcattttttgaatTGTTTATCTACTATAGAGAACTTTACTGTGATTTTCAAATGATAGGACAAGTTGCTCCCATTATTCATTATTTAATCAACATAAAAAAATTAGGTTCTTACTAAAAGAAACCAGTTTGAAGGAGAAAAGTCCATACCTTGAGAATCATGCAAGGATGACTGCCTCTACACTTCAATACATTCGTGCATCTCTCCTCTCATAGGGCCTTGAAATGTGTAGCAACATTGTCTTCTCCAATAGAAATACCAGTCTTATGTTTTGAAGATGTTAAAATGTGATAGTCATACTGGATTTGAAATAGacttattacaaaccattgaCAGCTTGCCTTGTTAATTAAGATTGGATTTGGTAGGAGGCTTGACAAGCATTCTTGCATCAGAAGAATGGTTTTGTTCTCACAAACTAACTTGATCAAATGAACCTCTCTGGGAGGGATGCTCCCCATGGGCCCATTCCACGCTCATTGAATTTTGATTTCGCGGACTATGGGACGCAAATCTTGCAAGTTTGTGAACCTCACAAAGAAGGTATTGCTTTTATCAATGCATCTCTTACGAGTATGGTTTCAACAGTTGAGGTTAATCAAGGGAGAATCGCCTAATTGATTCGTTCAATTCCTGAGACTCCATTTCCACAACCTTTAATGTCGTGGTCAAGATCCTGTTTTTCCACTCCTACCTAGGGCTTTTTCCCTTCCTCGTTCTCTCTACTGTTCTAGGGTTTTGAAAAAGGCAGTAACAaaaatttttcaatatgaaaATTGCGAGCTCCCGCACCCCAAATTGATATGAACAAACGAGTGATTTTTGTTAAATTTAGAGGAGAAAGATAAAAAATTTATTGATGCATGCTCTTACAAGagatacaagggtatatatatatatatatatatatatatatatatacataagagaattGAAAAATGGAAACTGTATATTTTTCTATATGGAAAGGGTATATTgctttaatactccccctcaagttggagcatggagattcGTAATACCCAACTTGTGTGATAAATTTTGGAAATGATCATGACCCAAagttttggtgaagatatcggcaagctGACTAAGGGTAGGAACATGCTTAGTGAAAAAAAGGCCAACTCGTAACTTCTCACGAACAAtgtgacaatcgatttctatatgttttgtacgttcATGGAAAACTAAATTCTGGGCAATATGAAGAGCCGCTTGGTtatcacaatataagagcataggctgagAATGCGGTACACCAatatcatttaaaagagttttgagccatgtaagttcacatgtagtggaagcaagtgcacGGTACTCAGCTTCGGCGGAGGAGTGAGACACGGtaatttgtttcttagtgcgctaggaaattggactagtgcccaactgaatgaaaaaaaccagtggtggagcggtgagtgaggggacaactagcccaatccaaATCAGAATAGGCTAAGACTTGAAGAGTGTtcgcagtaggaaaaaataagccatGTCCTGGAGAAGTCTTAATGTAATGAAGAACACGTACAACAACATCATAATGTGGTCGCCAAGGTTGGGGCATGAACTGACTGAGAATGTTGACCAGAAACACAATGTCGGgatgagtgatggtgagatatatcaaacgtccaacgagccgccgaaacgagcttggatcagagagaagatcaccatcattattattgagcttgagattttgttccatgggaaagtgggcaAGACGAGCACTAAGATGACCTCTATCAGTGAgaatgtcaagagcatatttgcgttcattaagaaatatgccagtgggagagcaagcaacttcgaggccaatgaaatatttcaatttgccaagatcctttagtttgaatttatgagcaagcatgactttgaaagtgctaatatcggagagatcattacctgccatgagaatgtcatcaacataaacaagtgtGAGAGTAAAAGATTGACCCCGAGAACGGGTGAAAAAAGAATGCtcggcctgagattgggtgaaacccgcagcaagtaaaacagaagataatttaaagAACCACTTGCGAGAGACTTGCTTAAGACCACAAAGATATTTTTGAAGATGACAAACATGAGTCTCCCCCTGCTTGCAATATCCCGGTGGAGGGAGCATATagacctcctcatcgaggtcaccatgaagaaagaccttgttgacgtccaattgaaggagatgccaattccgagttgcagccactgcaagaacacgcctaacagtaacgagtttagcaataggagcaaaagtgtcatgataatacAAACCTTCTActtgagtgtagcccttggccaccaagcgagctttgtgtcgctctatggatccatcagcctgaagttttgttttgaacatccatttacagccaattggttttttgCTAGGTGGAGGATGTTGAAGGACCCATGTATAATTAGTATCTAAGGCTTGAATTTCAGAAGCCATGGCACCATGCCAATGTGGGTGCAACACAGCCTGAGAGTATGAGGTGGGTTTGGGATGTTGGGACATGAcagaaagaaaagtcaaatgttGATTAGATAAacaatgataagataaaaaagaggagagaaaatGAACCGTACCTGAGGAACATCTTGAAACCTGTGAAgccgtggaggactttggtaaaatagggcagatataatcggccaagtaagagggatg
This region includes:
- the LOC131148823 gene encoding uncharacterized protein LOC131148823 isoform X1, which encodes MFTEGLDESAINWIKQGSNAEQVKSPLAEKFGSNSFPKSPLVCNSPSCVSSPVLPPLKFHSGLLGSHSIVAPILDADDDDGTDDNDESVASAPDALDGNCSDLLEDESSEHNYTDFSGKPSVWCCNEEILDLKTSPKLNQNTITRSNGCRGSSIIRGLSKENISIDIPVKFERRNDGELRSMGCAQRNLTPGGSCQPHRQVLECNESGIPNHERSLKDVADLGTPSAPPIIDSEREGYRLEVDGRQTRPSEVLPETETGKASCASGQLEGFSNSKESSSDWRTQSCKSSELGESQRKTLLGESDAQIPFRQANTMDNSPYYDASDQFAWQTLIAYDACIRLCLHAWATGCTEAPEFLHDECFVLRNAFGLHKFLLQPRGVQPMEGRTAKCMEQIRSSKGKNIVGNIRVEVKKLRMIPRQKLKSTYSRGSIYMQAGADYVRHLSSFLKASISSFGLPSLSVMSEEPLSCLLHLKSCREDTMDEPGSAVCLLPGTGDYHVFFPESQGDALSVEIQDTKKCVQGRATIAISSLTDNPSDRIRWWPIFHDDHECVGKIQLSIGSTITFDETSHVKSGPVVETLAYDLLLEAAMRAQNFHSRNLRLHGPWKWLLTEFSDYYGVSDSYTKLRHLSHVMNVATPTKHCLELVHELLDSIIKARSEKSLSRQEKSILLNCETQIESLLAIVFQNYKSLDEASPTGLADLFVTTSEIAAPALAPAVQIYTLLHDILAQDAQTMLRNYLQAAAAKRCRKHMMETDELVASNTEGSLMDLMTISTAYLKMKNLCINMSNEIQADIKIHNQHVFPSSIDLSNITAAVYSAELCNRLRCFLAAWPPSSPLPHVNELLVAAAEFERNLELWNMSPAQGGVDSRTLFHNYIMVWVEDMQLNLLELCKAEKVPWSGVTTNHSTTPFAEEIYGKIKGNLIEYEVLINRWPQYSLILENAVANVERAIIKALERQYSDNLTPLKDSIPKRLNMHVQKLARRQSATLYYAPAQLGTFLNTIKRILDVLHCRVEEILKSWASYMPATGDRKSLFGEQMNGVTVLLRTKYKNYAQATVGKLISNMQVNRSTRLKRVLEEIKEADGEAEIREKMQMLSSQLIESISNLHEVFASRIFVQICRGLWDAMGQTVLSFLEGRKENRVWYNGSYYALGILDDTFASQMQRLQGNSLQEKDLDPPRAVIEARSILCRDTTNAIDPTTYFYI
- the LOC131148823 gene encoding uncharacterized protein LOC131148823 isoform X2, which translates into the protein MFTEGLDESAINWIKQGSNAEQVKSPLAEKFGSNSFPKSPLVCNSPSCVSSPVLPPLKFHSGLLGSHSIVAPILDADDDDGTDDNDESVASAPDALDGNCSDLLEDESSEHNYTDFSGKPSVWCCNEEILDLKTSPKLNQNTITRSNGCRGSSIIRGLSKENISIDIPVKFERRNDGELRSMGCAQRNLTPGGSCQPHRQVLECNESGIPNHERSLKDVADLGTPSAPPIIDSEREGYRLEVDGRQTRPSEVLPETETGKASCASGQLEGFSNSKESSSDWRTQSCKSSELGESQRKTLLGESDAQIPFRQANTMDNSPYYDASDQFAWQTLIAYDACIRLCLHAWATGCTEAPEFLHDECFVLRNAFGLHKFLLQPRGVQPMEGRTAKCMEQIRSSKGKNIVGNIRVEVKKLRMIPRQKLKSTYSRGSIYMQAGADYVRHLSSFLKASISSFGLPSLSVMSEEPLSCLLHLKSCREDTMDEPGSAVCLLPGTGDYHVFFPESQGDALSVEIQDTKKCVQGRATIAISSLTDNPSDRIRWWPIFHDDHECVGKIQLSIGSTITFDETSHVKSGPVVETLAYDLLLEAAMRAQNFHSRNLRLHGPWKWLLTEFSDYYGVSDSYTKLRHLSHVMNVATPTKHCLELVHELLDSIIKARSEKSLSRQEKSILLNCETQIESLLAIVFQNYKSLDEASPTGLADLFVTTSEIAAPALAPAVQIYTLLHDILAQDAQTMLRNYLQAAAAKRCRKHMMETDELVASNTEGSLMDLMTISTAYLKMKNLCINMSNEIQADIKIHNQHVFPRLRCFLAAWPPSSPLPHVNELLVAAAEFERNLELWNMSPAQGGVDSRTLFHNYIMVWVEDMQLNLLELCKAEKVPWSGVTTNHSTTPFAEEIYGKIKGNLIEYEVLINRWPQYSLILENAVANVERAIIKALERQYSDNLTPLKDSIPKRLNMHVQKLARRQSATLYYAPAQLGTFLNTIKRILDVLHCRVEEILKSWASYMPATGDRKSLFGEQMNGVTVLLRTKYKNYAQATVGKLISNMQVNRSTRLKRVLEEIKEADGEAEIREKMQMLSSQLIESISNLHEVFASRIFVQICRGLWDAMGQTVLSFLEGRKENRVWYNGSYYALGILDDTFASQMQRLQGNSLQEKDLDPPRAVIEARSILCRDTTNAIDPTTYFYI